Below is a window of Acidimicrobiia bacterium DNA.
CCCGTTCGTAGCCCACAATGTCACGAGACGGACCGACTGGTAGGAACGGCGCCAGCTCGTTCCAGGAATGGGAGGCGGCGGCCACCTCCGTGAGCGGACCGAGAGTGAAGCGGCTTGCCAGAGAATCGACGACCGCTGCTGCGATGTCAGGATCGGCTTCGAGGGCCAGCCGATAGTCAACATGGTGGGCGACGCCCCAGAGCTGTTTGCCGCGTTCAACCGCCTCGTGGCAGCGATCGCGAAGGTCGATCATTTCGGACCAATCCCGGCGACCGGCAAGTGCATCGACCCTTCGAATGAGAGGATCGGGTCGGCCAAGCTCGATGAGCTCCGGAATCGAGAGATGATCGAGGGATGGGGGCGGTGTGTCGTCTGTCGTCACGGCGACCACTCATCATCGGAGCCTGATTCTCGATCGTTGGCGGCCGCCAACTCTTCGCCGGTACCCACCGTTCTGTCGTCGGCCACATCCGTCTCGGCGACGGCCACGGGCATGCCGGCCCCGACCCAGTCCGACCACGATCCGACATACAGCCGCGGGAGCGGGAGACCTGCCACGGCGTGGGCGAGGATGACGTAGCAGGCAGTGACTCCGCTCCCGCAGTATGCGATGGAGTCGTGACCGTCTGTGAGGCGGAGGGTCAGTTCGGAGACCGGGAGCATGCGGCCACCCCTGGCCAGGCTTTCGTGCGGGATGTTGATCGCCCCCCCAATGTGGCCGGCGACCGGATCGATGGGTTCGAATTCGCCGCGGTAACGGGCGGCGGCCCTTGCATCGATGAGGGTGGTCGCCGATGGCCGCGTGGCGACTTCGGTCCGGGTTGCCTGGTCATCGGTCCGAACATTCATTTCATAGTTGACGGGCGGGTAGGTCGGCCGAACGGAGGTCTGTGATCCGCCTGCCTGAATCCATGCCGGCCAGCCGCCATCGAGAACGGCCACGTGCTCGTGACCAAGGTGGCGGAGCATCCACCATAGGCGTGCTGCCGTTGAACCATGATCTGCGTCGTATATGACCACCCGGTGATCACGCCCGATACCAAGCGCCCCGATCCTCTTGGCAAACGAGTCGAGATCGGGGAGGGGGTGCCGGCCGCCCCCCTCGTGGCCGGCCAGGTCACTCTCAAGATCGAGAAACTGGGCGCCCGGAATATGACCGATGGCGTATTCCTGGCGCCCCTTCTCAGGTTCGCCAAGGAACGAGCGCACATCAACCAGGCGCATTGAGGGATCATTGAATTGTGAAGCAAGCCATTCGGCGCTGACGATCATGCCGGCAGTATGGCAGTGCGTTCACAGCTCTTCGTCAAGGTCCTTCCGCAGTTGGTCGATGTCTTCCGCCACAGCGCCTTCATCAGCGCTGGCTGTTTCGGTGGAATCCGGGGTGTTGGGTGGTGCGTCATTGAACTCATCCGCACCGTCGGTTGACTCGGTGTTCGTCTTGCGCTGAGTGGTTTTGGCGCTGATGTCCGAGACGGATTCGGAGATGGCGTCCCCGAGGTTTTTCATGGTCGTCTTGGCCTTGCGCTTGAACTCATCATCGCGGACTACGTCGCCGATGGAGCTGAACAGGCGCTCCAGACCCTCACCGATCGTGTTGAGAGCGTTCTTGACATCTTCCGAATCGGGAGACCCGTCCTCTTCGTCAGCCTCCTTCTGGTCGTAGCGCTCCTTGAACGCATCTTTGAGGCTGGCGAAGTCGTCACCGACTGACTTCCATCGTTCACTCATATTCTGTCCCTTCGTCCGTTAATTGAAATGTACCGCACCAGCGACTGTATTGATCGGCCTACGATGCCCATTATGAAGCTGCACTTGCTCGACGCCACCTATGAGTTGTTCCGGGCCCATTTCGGGCGTCCACCCCGAAACGCCCCCGATGGGAACCCGATTGCGGCGGTTCACGGCTTGCTTGAAACGGTCCTTGGATTGCTCCGCGAGTCTGAGACCACCCATTTGGCCGCAGCCACGGACCAGGTTGTTGTGTCGTTTCGCAACGACATGTACGACGGCTATAAAACAGGCGAAGGCATCGAGCCCGAGCTTCTGGCGCAGTTTCCGATCGCCGAGCGAGGGCTCAAGGCCATGGGAGTCGTCACTTGGGAGATGGTCGAATTCGAAGCAGATGATGCCCTCGCAACCGGAGCACTCAAGTATGCGGACGATTTCGATCAAATCGTGATCGCCACGCCGGACAAGGACTGCGCCCAATGCGTGATTGACGATTTTGTTGTCATGTTGGATCGTCGCAGGCAGGTTGTCATGGACGAAGCGGGTGTCTGGGAGAAGTTCGGCGTCGGCCCCATTTCGATCCCCGACTATCTGGCGTTGGTGGGAGATGCCGCGGATGGAATTCCCGGTGTCCCGGCCTGGGGGGCCAAGTCGGCGTCGGCACTACTGGCGGAGTACACGCGGTTGGACCAGATTCCGGCGGACGAATCGGATTGGTCGATTTCTGTTCGGGGGGCGACCCGCCTGGCGGCCTCATTGAGAGAGAACATTCAGGATGCGTTGCTCTTCAGAGAACTGACGACCCTCCGGCGAGATGTTCCTCTCAGGGAGACGCCTGACGAACTGCGGTGGCGTGGGGCAAAACGATCTGAATTCGAAGCGCTGTGTGATGAATTTGGCTTCGGTGAACTAAAAACGAGGCCGCACGTATGGCAGGATTAGATAGGCTCAGTCGATCGCCGGAACTGCCCCTGCGTCGCTGATGACCTTGATGAGGGCATCTTTCTTAATGAGGCCGGTGCCCTTCCACCGCTGGTGGAGGCGCACGGCCTTGGCGTCCTTGGCGGATGCCAACACGACGAACGTCGGGGTGGACATAACCTTGAACCGTTGCACGAGTTCGGGAGCGTGGGCAACATTCACCTTGGCGACAGCCAATCCG
It encodes the following:
- a CDS encoding thioredoxin family protein, which translates into the protein MFKRNKKTKPTHITTLEEMNDLAADGPVLVDFFQRGCAPCQAMDGIVTEIADQFAGGLAVAKVNVAHAPELVQRFKVMSTPTFVVLASAKDAKAVRLHQRWKGTGLIKKDALIKVISDAGAVPAID
- a CDS encoding flap endonuclease — encoded protein: MKLHLLDATYELFRAHFGRPPRNAPDGNPIAAVHGLLETVLGLLRESETTHLAAATDQVVVSFRNDMYDGYKTGEGIEPELLAQFPIAERGLKAMGVVTWEMVEFEADDALATGALKYADDFDQIVIATPDKDCAQCVIDDFVVMLDRRRQVVMDEAGVWEKFGVGPISIPDYLALVGDAADGIPGVPAWGAKSASALLAEYTRLDQIPADESDWSISVRGATRLAASLRENIQDALLFRELTTLRRDVPLRETPDELRWRGAKRSEFEALCDEFGFGELKTRPHVWQD
- a CDS encoding sulfurtransferase; the encoded protein is MIVSAEWLASQFNDPSMRLVDVRSFLGEPEKGRQEYAIGHIPGAQFLDLESDLAGHEGGGRHPLPDLDSFAKRIGALGIGRDHRVVIYDADHGSTAARLWWMLRHLGHEHVAVLDGGWPAWIQAGGSQTSVRPTYPPVNYEMNVRTDDQATRTEVATRPSATTLIDARAAARYRGEFEPIDPVAGHIGGAINIPHESLARGGRMLPVSELTLRLTDGHDSIAYCGSGVTACYVILAHAVAGLPLPRLYVGSWSDWVGAGMPVAVAETDVADDRTVGTGEELAAANDRESGSDDEWSP